One window of Desulfarculus baarsii DSM 2075 genomic DNA carries:
- a CDS encoding alpha/beta hydrolase produces MSTNAFMFQGPGQGQLAGRLFLPQGPPRAKVVIAHGLQSSMASQKLTNLALFLAERGMIAMQFDHSGCGESPGEMRLTTLSGRRDELVAAARALPEDDAPLVLVGSSMGGTAALLAAEALAPACLAVWSAPWDYLELMARLATQDPPPDLPLMPRDIMSLDLEAALARRAGVLFVHGQDDEVVPVAQARRGHDLARQPKDLLIIAGADHRLSRLADQKLAMARTLAWIERFIA; encoded by the coding sequence GTGTCGACCAACGCATTCATGTTCCAGGGGCCTGGCCAAGGGCAATTGGCCGGGCGCCTTTTTTTACCCCAGGGCCCGCCCAGGGCCAAGGTGGTCATCGCCCACGGGCTGCAATCGTCCATGGCCAGCCAAAAGCTGACCAACCTGGCGCTGTTTTTGGCCGAGCGTGGCATGATCGCCATGCAGTTCGACCACTCGGGCTGCGGTGAATCACCGGGCGAGATGCGCCTGACCACGCTCAGCGGCCGGCGCGACGAACTGGTTGCCGCCGCGCGGGCCCTGCCGGAGGATGACGCGCCGCTGGTGTTGGTGGGTTCGTCCATGGGCGGCACGGCGGCCTTGCTGGCGGCCGAGGCGCTGGCCCCGGCCTGTCTGGCGGTCTGGTCCGCCCCCTGGGATTATCTGGAGCTGATGGCGCGGCTGGCCACCCAAGACCCGCCGCCCGATCTGCCGCTGATGCCCCGCGATATCATGAGCCTGGACCTGGAGGCCGCCTTGGCCCGCAGGGCTGGCGTGCTGTTCGTCCACGGCCAGGACGACGAGGTCGTGCCCGTGGCCCAGGCCAGGCGCGGCCACGATCTGGCCCGCCAGCCCAAGGATCTGCTGATCATCGCCGGGGCCGACCACCGCCTCTCGCGCCTGGCCGACCAAAAACTGGCCATGGCGCGCACTCTGGCCTGGATCGAACGTTTCATCGCCTGA
- a CDS encoding AMP-binding protein produces MEKLWLKNWPADTPTEPRYDFGQTPVHEYLRQRAKQNPDKIAMVFYGREISYRELDQASDRFASHLHKNGVKKGDRVGIFMVNCPQYAIAHFGVQKLGAIVCPCSPLFKEMELEYEINDAGIEILVCLDILLPVVQKVMGGVKLRQVIVGNLNDYLPENPTIPLVDMMAYKKQAIPGVVDFMDVVNAEGDAPPRVDIDLDQDIALFQYTGGTTGMPKGCMLSHKAALFKTACVCLATGMDTQTVNLVNMPIFHIAGMVAGMNSTLFAGGTQVLMTMFDPKATMEAISRYKVNFWYSAVPMNVAVMKHPEVAAYDLGSLKLCLTSSFGIQLTEEISAQWRAASKGGLLLEGAYGLSETHTADTFMPRQKVKYGTCGIPGPQQEFKIVDLTDPDKELPVGEQGEIVLRNPACFKGYWNRPEETAGTLRDGWVYTGDIGKFDDDGYLYLLGRKKEMIKVSGFSVFPEEVELLLNRYPGVAQTAVIGVPDDQKGEVVKAFVVMQPDKSATEQEIIAWAKEKMSTYKVPKYVEFRASLPTLGTGKLLRRALKE; encoded by the coding sequence ATGGAAAAATTGTGGCTGAAAAACTGGCCGGCCGACACGCCCACCGAACCGCGATACGATTTTGGCCAGACGCCGGTTCATGAATATCTGCGCCAGCGGGCCAAACAAAACCCCGATAAGATCGCCATGGTTTTTTATGGCCGCGAAATCAGCTACCGTGAGCTGGACCAGGCCAGCGACCGTTTCGCCAGCCACCTGCACAAAAACGGCGTCAAAAAGGGCGACCGAGTGGGCATTTTCATGGTCAACTGCCCGCAATACGCCATTGCCCACTTTGGCGTGCAAAAACTCGGGGCCATTGTCTGCCCCTGCTCGCCGCTGTTCAAGGAAATGGAGCTGGAGTACGAGATCAACGACGCCGGCATCGAGATTCTGGTCTGCCTGGACATCCTGCTGCCGGTGGTTCAGAAAGTCATGGGCGGCGTCAAGCTGCGCCAAGTCATCGTCGGCAACTTGAACGACTATCTGCCCGAAAATCCGACTATCCCCCTGGTCGACATGATGGCTTACAAAAAGCAGGCTATCCCAGGCGTGGTCGACTTCATGGACGTGGTCAACGCCGAAGGCGACGCGCCGCCCCGTGTCGACATCGACCTGGACCAGGACATCGCCTTGTTCCAATACACCGGCGGCACCACCGGCATGCCCAAGGGCTGCATGCTCTCCCACAAGGCCGCCTTGTTCAAGACGGCCTGCGTCTGCCTGGCCACGGGCATGGACACCCAGACCGTCAACCTGGTCAACATGCCCATTTTTCATATCGCCGGCATGGTCGCGGGCATGAACAGCACTCTGTTCGCCGGCGGAACCCAGGTGCTGATGACCATGTTCGACCCCAAGGCCACCATGGAGGCCATCAGCCGCTACAAGGTCAATTTCTGGTATAGCGCCGTGCCCATGAACGTGGCGGTGATGAAGCACCCCGAGGTGGCCGCTTATGATCTTGGCAGCCTGAAACTGTGCCTGACCTCGTCGTTTGGCATCCAGCTCACCGAGGAAATCTCGGCCCAGTGGCGGGCGGCCAGCAAGGGCGGCCTGTTGTTGGAAGGCGCTTATGGCCTCAGCGAGACACACACCGCCGACACCTTCATGCCCCGGCAAAAGGTCAAGTACGGCACCTGCGGCATTCCCGGGCCCCAGCAGGAGTTCAAGATCGTCGACCTGACCGACCCCGACAAAGAGCTGCCCGTGGGCGAGCAGGGCGAGATCGTCCTGCGCAATCCGGCCTGCTTCAAGGGCTATTGGAACCGGCCCGAGGAGACCGCCGGCACCCTGCGCGACGGCTGGGTCTACACCGGCGACATCGGCAAGTTCGACGACGACGGCTATCTATATCTGTTGGGCCGCAAAAAAGAGATGATCAAGGTCTCGGGCTTCTCGGTTTTCCCCGAGGAAGTGGAGCTGCTGCTCAACCGCTACCCCGGCGTGGCCCAGACCGCCGTCATCGGCGTGCCCGACGACCAAAAAGGCGAAGTGGTCAAGGCCTTTGTCGTCATGCAGCCCGACAAGTCGGCCACCGAGCAAGAAATCATCGCCTGGGCCAAGGAAAAGATGTCGACCTACAAGGTGCCAAAATACGTGGAGTTTCGCGCATCTTTGCCCACCTTGGGCACGGGCAAGCTCCTGCGCCGGGCCCTGAAGGAATAA
- a CDS encoding TetR/AcrR family transcriptional regulator, with protein sequence MSMTTSDGNVSRQTKAEARRRQVLDAASECFRMHGFHSASMAQICKSAKMSAGHIYNFFTCKEEIIEAIVKEDLAETLKIINELHNSDEDFVDTMVSQLWRGVDRAMDLDNSALMLEVLAEAIRNPKVAQMVRQSDMVISGYVKALLRTSKKGVGQLEERDLNAITDLFSALFNGLMCCAVMNPDLDREAMTKLLRKVVGHILDPDESARP encoded by the coding sequence ATGAGCATGACAACCAGCGATGGCAATGTTTCACGCCAGACCAAAGCCGAGGCCCGGCGGCGGCAGGTGCTCGACGCGGCCAGCGAGTGTTTCCGCATGCACGGTTTTCACTCGGCCAGCATGGCCCAGATCTGCAAGTCGGCCAAGATGAGCGCGGGGCACATCTACAACTTTTTCACCTGCAAGGAAGAGATCATCGAGGCCATCGTCAAGGAAGACCTTGCCGAAACGCTGAAAATAATCAACGAATTGCACAACAGCGACGAAGACTTCGTCGACACCATGGTCTCCCAGTTGTGGCGTGGGGTCGATCGCGCCATGGATTTGGACAACTCGGCCCTGATGCTGGAGGTCTTGGCCGAGGCCATCCGTAATCCCAAGGTGGCCCAGATGGTGCGTCAGTCGGACATGGTCATCAGTGGCTACGTCAAGGCCCTGTTGCGCACCAGCAAAAAAGGCGTCGGGCAACTGGAAGAACGCGACCTGAACGCCATCACCGACTTGTTCTCGGCGCTGTTCAACGGCCTGATGTGTTGCGCGGTGATGAACCCAGACCTGGACCGTGAGGCAATGACCAAGTTGCTGCGCAAGGTCGTGGGCCACATCCTCGATCCCGATGAAAGCGCCCGCCCCTAA
- the adeC gene encoding AdeC/AdeK/OprM family multidrug efflux complex outer membrane factor, with protein MTRKAFLPLLAALLLLPGCLSMAPDYKRPDAPTPAAWPSGPSYGPNQAAGQPVAEIGWRQFFVDPKLVKLIELSLAHNRDLRVAMLNIEKARAQYQIQRADLFPTVNATANGSIQRLPAELSSNGGDMIARQYTATIGFSSYELDLFGRVRSLNDQALELYLATEQAARASQISLVAEVAGAYLTLAADQEQLRLAKHTLTSQRASYHLTKRSHEIGVASALDLRQAQTSVDTARGDVAIYTTRAAQDINALNLLIGGQAPPELLPDGMPAAASAVKELPVGLPSQVLIQRPDILQAEHQLKADNANIGAARARFFPSISLTAGGGTASNQLDHLFRATTGYWSFVPTVNLPIFDTGRNLANLEATKVQREIAVAQYEKTIQTAFREVADALAQRGTIDERLAAQQSLVEATSDAYRLSDARFRRGVDSYMSVLDSQRSSYGAQQGLINVRLSRLTNTVTLYKVLGGGWSEKTVKAAAPREDASR; from the coding sequence ATGACCCGCAAAGCATTCCTGCCGCTGCTGGCGGCCTTGCTCCTGCTGCCCGGCTGCCTGAGCATGGCGCCAGACTACAAACGCCCCGACGCGCCCACGCCGGCCGCTTGGCCCAGCGGGCCGTCCTATGGCCCCAACCAGGCTGCCGGCCAGCCGGTGGCGGAGATCGGCTGGCGACAGTTTTTCGTCGATCCCAAGCTGGTCAAGCTCATCGAGCTGAGCCTGGCCCACAACCGCGACCTGCGCGTGGCCATGCTCAACATCGAAAAGGCCCGCGCCCAATACCAGATTCAGCGGGCCGACCTGTTCCCCACCGTCAACGCCACCGCCAACGGCTCCATCCAGCGCCTGCCAGCCGAACTATCCAGTAATGGCGGTGATATGATCGCCCGGCAATACACCGCCACCATTGGTTTCAGTTCCTACGAACTGGACCTCTTCGGCCGTGTGCGCAGCCTCAACGACCAGGCCCTCGAGCTTTACCTGGCCACCGAACAGGCCGCCCGGGCCAGCCAGATCAGCCTGGTGGCCGAAGTGGCCGGGGCCTACTTGACCCTGGCCGCCGATCAAGAGCAACTCAGGCTGGCCAAGCACACCCTGACCAGCCAGCGCGCCTCTTATCATCTGACCAAGCGCAGCCACGAAATCGGCGTGGCCTCGGCCCTGGACCTGCGCCAGGCTCAGACCAGCGTAGACACCGCCCGCGGCGACGTGGCCATCTACACCACCCGCGCGGCCCAGGACATCAACGCCCTCAACCTGCTCATCGGCGGCCAAGCGCCGCCGGAGCTGCTGCCCGATGGCATGCCCGCCGCCGCCTCGGCCGTCAAGGAGCTGCCCGTGGGCCTGCCCTCCCAGGTGCTGATCCAACGGCCAGACATCTTGCAGGCCGAACACCAGCTCAAGGCCGACAACGCCAACATCGGCGCGGCGCGGGCGCGGTTCTTCCCCAGCATCAGCCTGACCGCCGGCGGCGGCACCGCCAGCAATCAGTTGGACCATCTTTTCCGCGCGACCACGGGTTATTGGTCCTTCGTGCCCACGGTGAATCTGCCCATCTTCGACACCGGGCGCAACCTGGCCAACCTGGAGGCGACCAAGGTTCAACGCGAAATCGCCGTGGCCCAATACGAAAAAACCATCCAGACCGCCTTCCGCGAGGTGGCCGACGCCCTGGCCCAGCGCGGCACGATCGATGAGCGCCTGGCGGCCCAACAATCCTTGGTGGAGGCCACCAGCGACGCCTACCGCCTCTCGGACGCCCGTTTTCGGCGCGGGGTCGATAGCTACATGTCGGTGCTGGACTCCCAGCGTTCGTCCTACGGCGCCCAGCAAGGGCTGATCAACGTGCGCCTGTCGCGGCTGACCAACACAGTCACGCTTTATAAGGTGTTGGGCGGCGGCTGGAGCGAAAAGACCGTCAAGGCGGCCGCGCCTCGCGAGGACGCTTCCCGATGA